One genomic segment of Chitinophaga sancti includes these proteins:
- a CDS encoding response regulator, whose protein sequence is MKILLADDDLEDRFIMQDAFNAINLPDVPLLVEDGEKVLQHMEQLLLEAATLPSLIVLDLNMPRMSGTETLRELKNIPEYQDIPVIIFSSSMNVMEMHQCRQLGALSYMVKPFTYEEYLVSAQHFYDFCLKKHSFPELSSLIQNFK, encoded by the coding sequence GTGAAAATATTATTAGCCGATGATGATCTGGAAGATCGCTTTATTATGCAGGACGCTTTCAATGCCATCAATCTTCCTGATGTGCCCTTACTTGTTGAAGATGGAGAAAAAGTATTACAGCATATGGAACAGCTTTTACTGGAAGCAGCGACCCTGCCTTCTCTGATTGTGCTGGATCTGAATATGCCCAGAATGAGCGGCACAGAAACCTTACGCGAACTAAAAAACATACCTGAATACCAGGACATTCCGGTGATTATCTTCTCGTCTTCCATGAATGTAATGGAAATGCATCAGTGCCGTCAACTTGGCGCCCTATCCTATATGGTAAAACCATTTACTTATGAAGAATACCTGGTTTCAGCACAGCATTTCTATGATTTTTGTCTGAAAAAGCACTCCTTCCCGGAACTTAGTAGCCTGATCCAAAACTTTAAATAG
- a CDS encoding ATP-binding protein: MNIIQIVNKQVLTIENCESEPIHIPGSIQPHGMLLAIIPASGVIRYCSANTLQFIDKQPAEILDQPLSAIHPALWGKVQPLLDADNSPFHPINAGDLQTTIHESGEFRILSIEKRLDQINGPDYAFDQARGFIGFIERSRDLKELCQNIAVETARFTGFDRGMIYRFDKEYNGEVFAEYCREGLPPYLDLHYPHTDIPPQARELYLHNLLRLIPDVQYDPVPLLTVATEQVQQLDLSNVGLRSVSPIHVQYLKNMGVGASMSVSIIMEGNLWGLIACHHSGPLHLTAQQKRAALLQGHFLSSQIRVQQVAEEHAINLNVEAHLQLLMNRIDHDEDLSQKFEQFSSLLSVTNSTGVVILNEGKIYKKGLVPSMEKVLGLIRWVGDHVKSSLFSTNCLSKRYPDGIAMSKYGSGVIFHAMGKPTDSCVIWFREELERTVKWAGRPDSAVQKNVEGGPLTPRKSFEIWKESVKYQSAEFRASEINAAIRFATSLQNHFHLTYLRNEENRLRMLNERLQQANQELSNINWITSHDMKEPLRKIQLMSSRIVYEGGDNLSEAIKVHIEKIRNSASRMQHLVDDILSYSMMNNRNNMFTLSNLEPIISHVRGELEEELAEKKGLLSVQTMPQNLRIVPHQMEQLFSNLISNAIKFARPGVPPEIYINYQAEKGRDILEVALPADKSFYCIRISDNGLGFEPRFNEKIFDIFYRLHDRNIYQGTGIGLAICKKIMENHQGAITASGEAGRGAIFRVYLPVG; the protein is encoded by the coding sequence ATGAATATTATTCAGATTGTCAACAAGCAGGTCCTGACCATAGAGAATTGTGAAAGTGAACCGATACATATACCTGGCAGCATCCAGCCCCATGGCATGTTACTGGCCATTATACCGGCCAGCGGAGTGATCCGGTACTGTAGCGCAAATACCCTCCAATTTATTGATAAACAACCTGCTGAAATCCTGGATCAACCCCTGTCTGCTATCCACCCGGCTCTTTGGGGAAAAGTACAACCCTTATTGGATGCAGATAATTCTCCATTTCATCCTATCAACGCCGGCGACCTGCAGACAACCATTCACGAAAGCGGAGAATTTCGCATTTTAAGCATCGAAAAACGCCTCGATCAGATAAATGGCCCTGATTATGCCTTCGATCAGGCAAGAGGCTTTATTGGCTTTATAGAGCGTTCCAGAGACCTTAAAGAACTCTGCCAGAACATAGCTGTCGAAACGGCCCGTTTTACAGGATTTGACAGGGGCATGATTTACCGCTTTGACAAAGAATACAATGGGGAAGTTTTTGCAGAATATTGCAGGGAGGGTTTACCGCCTTATCTGGATCTGCATTACCCACATACAGATATACCACCACAGGCGAGGGAATTGTACCTGCACAACCTGCTCCGCCTTATTCCTGATGTACAATATGATCCGGTTCCGTTGCTAACCGTTGCCACAGAGCAGGTGCAGCAGCTGGACCTGAGTAATGTAGGTCTCCGGAGCGTATCGCCCATCCATGTGCAATACCTGAAAAATATGGGCGTAGGGGCTTCCATGAGCGTATCCATTATCATGGAAGGCAATTTATGGGGCCTGATCGCCTGCCATCATTCCGGGCCACTGCACCTGACGGCACAGCAAAAAAGAGCGGCTTTACTACAGGGGCATTTTCTGAGTTCGCAGATCCGGGTACAGCAGGTAGCTGAGGAGCATGCTATAAATTTAAATGTGGAAGCGCATTTGCAACTGCTAATGAACCGGATTGATCACGATGAAGACCTGAGTCAGAAATTTGAGCAGTTTTCTTCTCTCCTTTCTGTGACGAATTCAACCGGGGTTGTCATATTAAACGAAGGCAAGATCTATAAAAAAGGTCTGGTACCTTCCATGGAAAAAGTCCTGGGCCTGATCCGCTGGGTAGGAGATCATGTAAAGTCGAGTCTCTTTTCTACCAACTGCCTCAGTAAGCGTTATCCCGATGGCATTGCGATGAGTAAATATGGGTCCGGCGTGATCTTTCATGCTATGGGCAAACCAACCGATAGCTGTGTGATCTGGTTCCGTGAAGAACTGGAACGCACAGTAAAATGGGCAGGAAGACCCGATAGTGCAGTACAGAAGAATGTGGAGGGAGGTCCCCTTACACCCCGTAAGTCATTTGAAATATGGAAAGAGAGCGTAAAGTACCAATCGGCTGAATTCAGGGCTTCGGAGATCAATGCGGCGATCCGCTTTGCCACTTCCCTGCAAAACCATTTCCATCTCACCTACCTCCGTAATGAAGAAAACAGGCTCCGTATGCTGAATGAACGGCTGCAACAGGCCAACCAGGAGCTTTCTAATATCAACTGGATCACCTCGCACGATATGAAAGAACCTTTAAGAAAGATTCAACTCATGTCGTCGAGAATTGTGTACGAGGGTGGCGACAACCTGTCGGAAGCCATCAAAGTACACATTGAGAAGATCCGCAATTCTGCCAGCAGAATGCAGCACCTGGTAGACGATATTCTTTCATATAGCATGATGAATAACCGGAATAACATGTTTACCCTGAGTAACCTGGAACCGATTATTTCGCATGTAAGAGGCGAACTGGAAGAAGAACTGGCGGAAAAGAAAGGACTGCTTTCCGTACAGACTATGCCTCAAAATCTTCGTATCGTACCCCACCAGATGGAGCAATTATTTTCTAACCTGATCTCCAATGCGATCAAATTTGCCAGGCCCGGTGTACCACCTGAAATTTATATCAACTACCAGGCAGAGAAAGGTAGGGACATACTCGAAGTGGCATTGCCTGCTGATAAAAGTTTTTATTGTATCCGCATTTCAGATAACGGCCTGGGGTTCGAGCCGAGGTTCAATGAAAAGATTTTTGATATCTTTTACAGACTACATGATCGGAACATTTACCAGGGTACGGGAATCGGATTAGCCATCTGTAAAAAAATTATGGAGAATCATCAGGGGGCTATCACCGCAAGCGGAGAAGCCGGCAGGGGAGCGATTTTCAGGGTATATTTGCCTGTCGGATAA
- a CDS encoding rhomboid family intramembrane serine protease, which translates to MEGFTLTHTIILITCLVSLTTMFYNPEKIYDLSLRPTMIRDRKQYYRFFTCGLVHADLMHLGFNMLSLYFCGRFIEQTFEAIFQSKFYFLIFYVLGIILSGIPTYIKHKNDDHYSSIGASGAVSAVIYATVLFAPWAKIYVLIFPMPLILYAVLYIVMTAYLDKRQYGDGINHSAHLWGAIFGLVFPIIFKPEIVLYFLNQLMHPSFF; encoded by the coding sequence ATGGAAGGCTTTACTTTAACGCATACAATTATTCTGATCACCTGCTTGGTATCACTCACCACAATGTTCTACAACCCGGAGAAGATTTACGACCTGAGCCTGCGCCCTACCATGATCAGAGATCGTAAGCAGTACTACCGCTTCTTCACCTGCGGTCTTGTACACGCTGACCTGATGCACCTGGGTTTCAACATGCTCTCCCTCTACTTTTGCGGACGCTTTATAGAACAGACATTTGAAGCTATCTTTCAGTCTAAATTTTACTTCCTGATATTTTATGTGTTAGGGATTATCCTGTCAGGTATTCCCACTTATATTAAGCACAAAAACGATGACCATTATTCTTCCATAGGTGCATCCGGTGCTGTATCTGCTGTGATCTACGCCACCGTATTATTTGCACCATGGGCGAAAATCTATGTATTGATATTTCCTATGCCGCTGATCCTGTACGCAGTATTGTACATCGTGATGACGGCTTACCTGGATAAACGTCAGTACGGCGATGGCATCAATCACTCTGCACACTTGTGGGGCGCCATTTTCGGTCTGGTCTTCCCGATTATTTTCAAGCCGGAGATTGTTTTGTACTTCCTGAATCAACTCATGCACCCTTCTTTCTTTTAA
- a CDS encoding 23S rRNA (pseudouridine(1915)-N(3))-methyltransferase RlmH, which produces MKIQLWSIGKENDAYIRDGIAVFQKRLQHYTDFELRLIPTVKQAASLSVPELKKAEAKMIMDMLQPQDYLLALDEHGKMHTTLQLADFLQQRANAGTRQLIILIGGAYGIDSSLLDRAQLKMSLSPLTFPHQLVRLIMTEQLYRAYTVLNREKYHHQ; this is translated from the coding sequence ATGAAAATACAACTCTGGAGCATCGGGAAGGAAAATGACGCATACATCAGAGATGGTATCGCGGTTTTCCAGAAGCGGTTACAGCATTATACAGATTTTGAGCTCAGGCTGATCCCTACGGTGAAGCAGGCGGCAAGTCTGTCTGTACCGGAGCTCAAAAAGGCGGAAGCGAAGATGATCATGGACATGCTCCAGCCCCAGGATTACCTCCTCGCCCTGGATGAACATGGAAAGATGCACACTACCCTGCAACTGGCAGATTTCCTGCAGCAAAGGGCGAATGCTGGCACCAGGCAGTTAATTATCCTGATTGGCGGGGCATATGGGATTGATAGTAGTTTGCTGGATAGGGCGCAATTGAAAATGTCCCTTTCGCCACTCACATTTCCGCACCAGCTGGTAAGATTGATTATGACGGAACAGCTTTACAGGGCGTATACAGTTTTGAACCGGGAAAAATATCATCATCAGTGA
- a CDS encoding AraC family transcriptional regulator: MREKLLREITPLTPNDCFTLFAREKTGFDFPLHYHEEFELNFIQHAIGAKRIIGDHMEEIGDLELVLVGPNLQHGWFTHKHAGGVIREITIQFHRDLFDDKFLQRNQMSFIRSMLERSLRGILFSPETVGNIMPRLIQLPQKQGFDSVLELLSILHDLSISRNIRILSDASFRNTETLSYNSRRIDNVMKYLNEHFDKNVTLGEAAKIASMTEVSFSRFFKLKIGKTFVDTLIEIRLGHASRMLIETTHSINEIAYKCGFNNISNFNRIFRKKKDCTPKEFRQAYTSSSGVRTFV; encoded by the coding sequence ATGAGAGAGAAATTATTACGGGAGATCACTCCACTTACACCCAATGATTGCTTCACGTTATTTGCCAGAGAGAAGACGGGTTTTGATTTCCCATTGCATTATCACGAGGAGTTTGAACTGAATTTTATCCAGCATGCCATAGGTGCAAAGCGCATCATCGGGGATCATATGGAGGAGATCGGGGACCTGGAACTGGTACTTGTCGGCCCTAACCTGCAGCATGGGTGGTTTACACACAAGCATGCGGGAGGGGTAATACGGGAGATCACCATTCAGTTTCACAGGGACCTGTTTGATGATAAGTTCTTACAGCGGAACCAGATGAGTTTTATCAGAAGTATGCTGGAAAGATCGCTTCGGGGTATTCTTTTTTCTCCTGAGACAGTGGGAAATATAATGCCCCGGTTAATACAGCTGCCACAAAAGCAGGGATTTGATTCTGTCCTGGAGTTACTGTCTATTCTCCATGATCTCTCTATTTCCCGGAATATCCGGATACTGTCGGATGCAAGTTTTCGGAATACGGAAACCCTTTCATATAACAGCCGGCGGATTGACAATGTGATGAAATACCTGAACGAGCATTTTGACAAAAATGTCACCCTGGGAGAGGCGGCAAAAATAGCGTCGATGACAGAGGTGTCTTTTAGTCGTTTTTTTAAATTGAAGATCGGGAAGACATTTGTGGATACGCTGATTGAAATCAGGCTGGGTCATGCCTCCCGCATGTTGATAGAAACCACACACAGTATTAATGAAATCGCCTATAAATGTGGGTTCAATAACATATCAAACTTCAACAGGATTTTCCGGAAGAAAAAGGATTGTACCCCTAAGGAATTCCGGCAGGCGTATACTTCTTCATCAGGCGTACGCACCTTTGTTTAA
- a CDS encoding glycosyl hydrolase family 18 protein, translated as MRPCMRDYLRFILFILTLFFFAGNTMTATVAVCQQVPQDTAVRAKLLKRITEMLQFRKNARRREQQRMITIVNGLFVDSLVATPAAIKYLNWALDNERNQNFAQLRQLLNDSLSKRKSDTVLVKAIITDEEMTELASKLVLLLQKKEKTIRNDTAQQQRLKTIRALYSRPPGQVDTLRLNDTTGITYKVQLGHEAEVIGIQSKDNGDAYLNYNFTSLSYLSIAPPGSSKILTAASKGGCKILLTLSAGKGLLQNEEQQFELVDSLLLALQDQEAAGVNVWFKDLKQNERDAFVRFVTILYNYLDHSAPGKYSVSVTIPAYDKNKAYDLRELAPMVKYFLINFTEAPATVGSSDPLKGNNNYSIDAVVSRYVNQYIAPGQFIVMLPYDGIKWTGTGYSYVAYKDIKKEFPADTMINYDVTAASAYVEKMENGKTVQIWFNDPTTLDVKYDYVLRNGLGGVAICPLGADDGYGELWDELTDKFVVADTVWMDTVRLTPLPVIKPGLWTRIKLRFRHEIRAIHMLFHDPCAIRAENYASDDYFKYLTIFLFVCVVIIGVMYAYKLRVEGADWKWRQKVLYLFLGLIVLLGLSFTTSLMLAKRMPWLGLTDDPVECRNISLYNVLVVFLIGIVLGMLLMRVFVFPLARKKDVP; from the coding sequence ATGAGACCCTGCATGCGGGATTATCTCCGTTTTATTTTATTCATCCTTACGCTCTTCTTCTTTGCAGGTAATACCATGACTGCTACTGTTGCTGTGTGCCAGCAAGTGCCTCAGGACACGGCTGTCAGGGCGAAACTGCTAAAGCGGATCACTGAAATGTTACAGTTCAGGAAGAACGCGCGCAGACGTGAACAGCAGCGTATGATCACCATCGTCAACGGACTTTTTGTGGATTCGCTGGTAGCTACGCCGGCAGCGATTAAATACCTGAACTGGGCATTGGATAATGAACGGAATCAAAACTTCGCTCAATTACGGCAACTACTAAACGATAGTTTATCTAAACGAAAGTCAGATACTGTATTAGTGAAAGCTATTATTACAGATGAAGAAATGACAGAGCTAGCATCGAAGCTCGTACTACTGTTACAGAAAAAGGAAAAAACGATCAGGAATGATACCGCACAGCAACAACGGTTGAAAACAATCCGGGCCTTATACAGCAGACCACCTGGTCAGGTAGATACATTGCGGCTGAATGATACTACAGGAATAACGTATAAAGTACAGTTAGGGCACGAGGCTGAAGTGATCGGTATACAGTCGAAGGATAATGGAGATGCATATTTGAATTACAATTTCACTTCGCTGAGTTATCTTTCTATTGCCCCGCCGGGATCATCCAAAATATTGACTGCTGCCAGCAAAGGTGGTTGTAAGATCTTGCTTACCCTATCAGCAGGTAAGGGATTATTACAAAATGAAGAGCAGCAGTTTGAGTTGGTAGATTCTTTGCTGCTGGCGTTGCAGGACCAGGAGGCCGCTGGGGTGAATGTGTGGTTTAAAGATTTGAAACAAAATGAGCGGGATGCGTTTGTAAGATTTGTGACGATACTATATAATTATCTTGATCATAGTGCACCTGGAAAATATAGTGTATCAGTCACGATACCTGCGTATGATAAAAATAAGGCGTATGATTTGAGAGAGCTGGCCCCGATGGTGAAATACTTCCTGATCAATTTTACAGAGGCGCCTGCTACAGTGGGTAGTAGTGATCCATTGAAAGGGAATAATAATTACAGTATAGATGCCGTAGTGTCAAGGTATGTGAATCAGTATATCGCACCTGGGCAATTTATTGTGATGCTTCCTTATGATGGGATTAAATGGACGGGCACGGGTTATTCCTATGTAGCGTATAAGGATATTAAAAAAGAGTTTCCGGCCGATACGATGATTAATTATGATGTGACAGCAGCATCAGCGTATGTGGAGAAGATGGAGAATGGCAAGACCGTGCAGATCTGGTTTAATGATCCGACTACGCTGGATGTGAAGTATGACTATGTATTGAGGAATGGATTGGGGGGAGTGGCAATTTGTCCGTTGGGGGCGGATGATGGGTATGGGGAGTTGTGGGATGAGCTGACGGATAAATTTGTGGTGGCGGATACTGTTTGGATGGATACGGTAAGATTGACCCCATTGCCTGTAATAAAACCGGGATTGTGGACGCGGATTAAGTTGAGGTTCAGGCATGAGATACGGGCGATACATATGCTGTTTCACGATCCATGCGCTATCAGGGCGGAGAATTATGCCAGTGATGATTATTTTAAATACCTGACGATATTTCTGTTTGTATGTGTGGTGATCATTGGAGTGATGTATGCGTATAAACTGCGGGTGGAGGGTGCGGATTGGAAATGGCGGCAAAAGGTATTGTATTTGTTTTTAGGGTTGATAGTGTTGTTGGGGTTGTCGTTTACGACGAGTTTGATGTTGGCTAAAAGGATGCCGTGGTTGGGGCTTACGGATGATCCGGTGGAGTGTAGAAATATCTCATTGTATAATGTTTTAGTGGTTTTTTTGATAGGGATTGTGTTGGGTATGTTATTGATGAGGGTGTTTGTGTTTCCGTTAGCGAGAAAGAAAGATGTGCCATAA